The following are from one region of the Halobacteriovorax vibrionivorans genome:
- a CDS encoding SPOR domain-containing protein, whose amino-acid sequence MNDKSNFYVFEKKEILLVVIFVILVAVTSFFFGLKIGSNYAFEKSGLDQEAEKVLDSPVTQKEKIELTSPEEEKVQELVQEQRTKDVSKEDLNKRIEESLKEKMVKEFSSENKEFNDLAADTPPVQEQVEERQAEPVVQAQTETTQIQETSSGTDEYTGKYTIVVGSFESIDDAKEFAEGFRVLGFSPIINEKDIPGKGNRFRVSLGAFERIIEAKQYVKKNRSLFAGRDYFFTKFD is encoded by the coding sequence ATGAATGATAAAAGTAACTTCTACGTTTTTGAGAAAAAAGAAATCCTATTGGTTGTTATCTTCGTTATTTTAGTAGCGGTAACATCTTTCTTCTTTGGTTTAAAGATTGGTTCAAACTATGCTTTTGAAAAGTCTGGTTTAGATCAAGAAGCTGAAAAGGTTTTAGATTCACCGGTAACACAAAAAGAGAAGATCGAATTAACTTCACCAGAAGAAGAAAAGGTTCAAGAACTTGTTCAAGAGCAACGTACAAAAGACGTTTCGAAAGAAGATCTTAACAAGCGTATTGAGGAATCATTGAAAGAGAAAATGGTTAAGGAGTTCTCAAGTGAGAATAAAGAGTTCAATGACCTCGCTGCAGATACTCCACCTGTTCAAGAACAAGTAGAAGAAAGACAGGCCGAACCAGTTGTTCAAGCTCAAACAGAGACGACTCAAATTCAAGAGACATCAAGTGGTACAGATGAGTACACAGGTAAGTACACAATTGTTGTTGGTTCATTTGAGTCAATTGATGATGCTAAAGAATTTGCTGAAGGCTTTAGAGTTCTTGGTTTTAGTCCAATTATTAATGAAAAGGATATTCCAGGAAAGGGGAATCGCTTTCGCGTAAGCTTGGGAGCTTTTGAGAGAATTATTGAAGCGAAGCAGTATGTTAAGAAAAATCGTTCTCTTTTTGCAGGGCGTGATTACTTCTTTACCAAATTTGATTAA
- a CDS encoding mannose-1-phosphate guanylyltransferase, producing the protein MNIYTLIMAGGKGTRLWPESTESKPKQYLSLVGSETLLGQTLERFDGAVDIDKRFIITTRDQSELAIDCSKDQVNKNNIIYEPTGRNTAPCILLSLAAIEAAGAKDEDIVAVMPSDHVILNKTGFRSSFEKAVKLSSESKTITTIGIPPHFPHTGYGYIKVADALGDGFKVEEFVEKPNFEKATAYLKTGKYVWNAGMFMAPLGVFKEEFKAHSPEMFNFYEDLKANLNEEAKLEEVYNKIPKDSIDYAIMEKSSRITLVKAEFDWNDLGSWEALEQVVDRVEGNTIIDSNGTFLKDATGNIIYAPDKHVSLINVQDLVVVSNDKAVMIVPKDDSQRVKEIVQHLKDNKRKELL; encoded by the coding sequence ATGAATATTTATACACTTATCATGGCCGGTGGCAAGGGAACTCGTCTGTGGCCAGAGTCAACTGAATCTAAACCGAAACAGTATCTTTCATTAGTTGGTAGCGAGACTTTACTTGGTCAAACTCTTGAGCGATTTGATGGTGCAGTTGATATTGATAAGAGATTCATAATTACAACGCGTGATCAAAGTGAATTGGCCATCGATTGTTCTAAGGATCAAGTAAATAAGAATAATATCATTTATGAGCCAACAGGAAGAAATACCGCACCATGTATTCTCTTATCTCTTGCAGCAATAGAAGCAGCAGGAGCTAAAGATGAAGATATCGTAGCTGTTATGCCTTCAGATCATGTCATCTTAAATAAAACGGGCTTTCGCTCGAGTTTTGAAAAAGCTGTTAAATTATCAAGTGAGTCAAAAACCATTACAACAATTGGTATTCCGCCTCACTTTCCACATACTGGATACGGCTACATTAAGGTTGCGGATGCTCTTGGTGATGGCTTTAAGGTTGAAGAATTTGTTGAAAAGCCAAATTTTGAAAAGGCCACGGCTTACCTAAAGACTGGTAAGTATGTTTGGAATGCCGGAATGTTTATGGCCCCTCTTGGTGTCTTTAAAGAAGAATTTAAGGCCCATTCACCAGAGATGTTTAATTTTTATGAAGATTTAAAGGCCAATCTTAATGAAGAGGCCAAACTGGAAGAAGTTTATAATAAAATTCCAAAAGACTCTATTGATTATGCCATCATGGAGAAGTCGAGCCGCATTACTCTAGTTAAGGCCGAGTTTGATTGGAATGATCTTGGTTCATGGGAAGCACTTGAACAAGTAGTTGACCGTGTGGAAGGAAACACTATAATTGATAGTAACGGAACTTTCTTAAAGGACGCTACGGGAAATATTATTTATGCACCGGATAAGCATGTTTCTTTAATTAATGTTCAAGATCTTGTTGTTGTTTCAAATGATAAGGCCGTAATGATTGTGCCAAAGGATGATTCGCAACGAGTGAAAGAAATTGTTCAACACTTAAAAGATAACAAACGCAAAGAATTATTATAG